The genomic DNA CCCTCGCCTACAAGGAGCCCCCTACCCCGGGATCAAGCCGTCGTCGCTCAGCAGGTCCCGGACCTCCTCCAGGGTTGCGTCCTCGGCCGGGAGGATCAGCTCGGACGGTTCCAGGGAGTCGTCCGGGAGGGGGTCGCCCAGTTCGCGGACCTTTGCCAGGAGGGCCTGGAGGGTCTCGCGGAAAGCCGGGCCGTCGCCGTTGCGCACTTCCGTCAGGAGTACGTCGTCCAGCTTGTTCAGCTCGGTGAGGTGGCCGTCGGCCAGCCTCACCTGCCCCTCCCCCATGATCCGTACGATCATGTCGCCCTCCTCAGGCGTGGGCCTACTGCTTGTCGAAGCGCGGAGTGTCCTGCGGCTGCTGGGGCTGCGCCTTGTCGGCGCCGCCCTCGATCGCCTGCTGCGGAGTGGACGAACCGCCGGCCAGCTCCGCCTTCATGCGCTGCAGTTCCAGCTCTACATCCGTACCACCGGACAGGCGTTCCAGCTCGGCCTGGATGTCGTCCTTGGCCATGCCGGTCGGGTCGTCGAGGGCGC from Streptomyces sp. NBC_01478 includes the following:
- the pspAA gene encoding PspA-associated protein PspAA, translating into MIVRIMGEGQVRLADGHLTELNKLDDVLLTEVRNGDGPAFRETLQALLAKVRELGDPLPDDSLEPSELILPAEDATLEEVRDLLSDDGLIPG